From one Babesia bovis T2Bo chromosome 3, whole genome shotgun sequence genomic stretch:
- a CDS encoding putative integral membrane protein, which translates to MDGEDMGYGYTEAPGRMPYDVENSNTHRSLMPLSDQMDMGAARLEQTLEMLNVRYQSLFFAAASSIVANAIMTFIGSLSLTQIPSLIMATFLIINGMMIMILDVPGTPRWAGKHRRNIRKNMRFLTRLTGKSLWLALLGSMSLMTIRAARSVNVLRACFSTLSTFFVFAAAATGMLIAIRKSLRLERVKSIIKENSKGAYIDCYRKYALGDPDYGMQFQEFNRMCADHTSGLHQFDIIDLYIIFNVLDEFQKSAINEREFYEWMAGSLVFL; encoded by the exons ATGGATGGTGAAGATATGGGTTACGGATACACTGAGGCTCCTGGTAGGATGCCTTACGATGTAGAGAACAGCAATACTCACCGTTCTTTGATGCCATTGAGTGACCAGATGGACATGGGCGCTGCTAGGCTTGAGCAGACTCTTGAGATGCTGAACGTGCGTTACCAATCTTTATTTTTCGCTGCTGCCTCTTCTATCGTCGCGAATGCTATAATGACATTCATTGGTAGCCTATCACTCACACAGATTCCTTCATTGATTATGGCCACGTTTTTGATTATTAACGGTATGATGATTATGATTCTTGACGTTCCCGGTACACCTCGTTGGGCTGGGAAGCACCGTCGCAATATTAGGAAAAACATGCGTTTTCTCACTAGGCTAACTGGTAAATCGCTATGGCTTGCTCTTTTGGGATCTATGTCATTGATGACTATTAGGGCCGCTCGTTCTGTTAACGTTTTGCGTGCTTGCTTCAGTACTCTAAGCACCTTTTTCGTATTTGCTGCTGCTGCTACTGGTATGCTGATC GCTATCAGGAAGAGTTTGCGCCTTGAGCGCGTGAAGAGCATTATCAAAGAAAATTCGAAGGGTGCTTACATTGACTGCTACCGCAAGTATGCTTTGGGCGACCCTGATTATGGTATGCAATTCCAGGAATTCAACAGGATGTGCGCTGACCACACTTCTGGCCTTCACCAGTTCGACATAATAGATttatacattatttttAACGTGTTGGACGAGTTTCAGAAATCCGCGATCAATGAACGTGAGTTTTACGAGTGGATGGCCGGCTCACTTGTCTTCCTCTAA